From the genome of Spinacia oleracea cultivar Varoflay chromosome 2, BTI_SOV_V1, whole genome shotgun sequence, one region includes:
- the LOC110777010 gene encoding formin-like protein 13 isoform X4 — protein MSILRRLFHRKPPDGLLEISERIYVFDCCFTTHSWGEKSYRGYLAGIVSQLQDQFPDAALLVFNFRKAELVETSISRIMSEYDITVMDYPRHYQGCPILSMELIHHFLRSTESWLALGPHNILLLHCETGGWPLLAFMLAALLLYKKQYTGEQKTLDMVYKQAPRQLLPIFSPLNPIPSQLRYLQYVSRRNVASQWPPLDRPLTLDCIIFRRIPDFNGEGGCCPSFRIYGQDPLNAEDRTPKLLFSTQQKSKAIRLYKQAESELVKIDINCNIQGDVVLECTSLHRDMEHEDMMFRIMFNTAFIRSNILMLNRDEIDTPWDTRDQFPKDFRAEVLLSDMDASASIIAANLSCFEEMEGLPMEAFAKVQELFSNVDWLESRADISQSVIQKVLASHSSPECFGFATVPDAATTGPKKSKEEQKYYNFCNSEDKDDQEFLCQRVSKVCNLGQHSHGLNNFQTLQLGYQPREIAQTEFCSEAKMLSTTPCVPRKKDFRSPDDVKGGIIASRVSETTPSLVPVRAVPLLFSNNASLSFPMQFPQQSHVAESEKDLFQECAYPGPEDASRPSTITQSSLTALGSKVPTFRGGRGPPPVIQPSIDYIHEDSSVMDKCRPEFSSPPETSLRKDCFEILTSSLPSPPRSRVNPSRLESTLKYPSRPEPPPPPPPPPPPLAAATGTAPLHPPTPSLNEKSAIDAEVYLPPLPNVSPQTSVKLAEFGPLSSQPPPYKDSAAKSLHSPPAPPLKEDNGKSGPTPALLLPQKSGSSRSFPAPLSPPPSPPPPPPPPPLQYQQPQVSSSVPCPPPPPVGLNKTSSKMGTNPAPATPLSSVNGKGRSMSRSLGPKSSQTRKLKPLHWLKLNRAVQGSLWAESPKAGETSIAPEIDMSELENLFSASVPNSDQGTTGGKSRRLGAPISDIVQLIDHRRAYNCEIILSKVKVPLKELMASVLSLEDSSLDIDQVENLIKCCPTKEDMELLKGYRGEVGKLGKCEQFFLELMQVPRVEAKLRVFSFKMQFRTQVSELRKSLNIVNSTADQIRSSVKLKRIMQTILSLGNALNQGTARGSAVGFRLDSLLKLTETRARNNKMTLMHYLCKVISEKLPEVLDFSKDFASIEPATKIQLNFLAEEMQAVNKGLEKVVQELSMSENDGPISDAFRKNLKEFLCFAEAEGRNIDALIVYFGEDPARCPFEQGATVQQVRC, from the exons ATGTCAATTCTCCGCAGactcttccatcgcaagccaccTGATGGACTCCTGGAGATTTCTGAGAGAATCTATG TCTTTGACTGTTGTTTTACTACCCACTCCTGGGGAGAGAAGAGCTATAGAGGTTACCTAGCAGGCATAGTCAGTCAGCTGCAAGACCAATTCCCAGATGCTGCGTTGTTGGTTTTCAATTTCCGCaaggcagagctagtggagacCTCAATTTCAAGGATTATGTCTGAATATGATATCACCGTTATGGATTATCCAAGGCATTATCAGGGTTGCCCTATCCTTTCAATGGAGCTGATCCACCACTTTCTGCGTTCAACTGAAAGTTGGCTTGCACTCGGCCCACACAATATACTGTTATTGCATTGTGAAACAGGTGGTTGGCCCCTCCTGGCTTTTATGCTTGCTGCACTTTTGCTTTATAAGAAACAATACACTGGGGAGCAGAAAACCCTGGATATGGTCTACAAGCAAGCTCCTCGTCAGCTTTTGCCAATATTCTCACCTTTAAATCCCATCCCATCGCAGCTTCGCTACCTACAATATGTTTCTAGGAGAAATGTTGCTTCGCAGTGGCCTCCCTTGGACAGGCCGTTGACTCTGGATTGTATAATTTTCAGACGTATTCCTGATTTCAATGGAGAGGGGGGTTGTTGTCCTTCATTTCGGATTTATGGACAGGATCCTCTTAATGCAGAGGATCGAACTCCAAAATTACTCTTCTCAACTCAACAAAAGAGCAAAGCTATCCGTTTATATAAGCAG GCTGAATCTGAGCTTGTTAAAATTGATATCAACTGTAATATCCAAGGTGACGTTGTTCTTGAGTGTACAAGCCTCCATAGGGATATGGAGCATGAAGACATGATGTTCCGTATCATGTTCAACACGGCTTTTATAAGGTCCAATATTTTAATGCTTAATCGAGATGAAATTGATACACCGTGGGACACTAGGGATCAGTTTCCAAAGGACTTTAGAGCAGAG GTTCTACTTTCAGACATGGATGCTTCTGCTTCTATTATTGCTGCAAATCTGTCGTGCTTTGAGGAAATGGAGGGTCTTCCAATGGAAGCATTTGCTAAAGTTCAGGAGCTTTTTAGTAATGTGGATTGGCTAGAATCAAGAGCTGATATCTCTCAAAGTGTGATACAAAAAGTTTTGGCATCACACAGTTCCCCTGAATGCTTTGGCTTTGCTACTGTTCCAGATGCTGCGACTACTGGCCCTAAGAAGTCAAAGGAAGAGCAGAAATATTACAATTTTTGTAATTCTGAGGACAAGGATGATCAGgaatttctttgtcaaagagTATCGAAGGTTTGCAATCTAGGCCAGCATAGTCATGGCTTGAACAATTTTCAGACTCTGCAGCTTGGATATCAGCCTAGGGAAATTGCTCAAACTGAGTTCTGTTCAGAAGCAAAGATGCTTTCAACCACTCCATGTGTTCCccggaaaaaagattttaggagTCCCGATGATGTAAAAGGTGGTATAATAGCATCAAGAGTTTCAGAGACAACCCCTTCTCTGGTGCCTGTACGGGCAGTACCCCTTCTTTTTTCAAATAATGCTTCACTCTCTTTTCCTATGCAATTTCCTCAGCAATCTCATGTAGCAGAGTCAGAAAAGGACTTGTTTCAGGAATGTGCCTATCCAGGCCCTGAAGATGCATCAAGACCATCAACAATTACTCAGTCATCTCTGACTGCTTTAGGAAGCAAGGTCCCAACATTCAGAGGTGGCAGGGGGCCACCTCCAGTTATACAACCATCTATCGATTATATACATGAGGATTCTAGTGTTATGGACAAATGTCGACCTGAATTCTCATCTCCCCCAGAAACTTCTTTAAGAAAGGATTGTTTCGAAATATTAACTTCATCACTTCCATCCCCTCCAAGATCACGTGTCAATCCTTCAAGACTAGAATCAACCCTTAAATATCCTTCTAGGCCagaacctcctcctcctcctcctcctcctcctcctcctcttgcTGCTGCTACTGGTACTGCTCCACTACATCCTCCAACACCTTCTCTAAATGAAAAATCAGCTATTGATGCTGAGGTTTATTTACCACCTCTACCAAATGTATCTCCCCAGACTTCAGTTAAGTTGGCAGAATTTGGACCTCTTTCATCCCAGCCCCCACCATATAAAGACAGTGCAGCCAAGTCTCTCCATTCCCCTCCTGCACCTCCTTTAAAAGAGGATAATGGAAAATCTGGACCTACCCCAGCCCTACTTCTGCCTCAGAAGTCGGGTTCTTCAAGGTCATTTCCAGCACCACTGTCGCCTCCACCTtcacctccacctccacctccacctccacctcttCAATATCAGCAACCACAGGTTTCCTCGTCTGTTCCTTGTCCTCCTCCTCCCCCTGTTGGTTTAAACAAAACTTCATCGAAGATGGGTACTAATCCAGCTCCAGCAACGCCTTTAAGTTCTGTTAACGGGAAGGGACGAAGTATGTCACGTTCCTTAGGACCAAAAAGCTCCCAAACCAGAAAATTAAAGCCATTGCATTGGTTGAAGCTGAATAGAGCAGTACAAGGAAGTCTTTGGGCGGAATCTCCAAAGGCTGGAGAAACCTCAAT TGCTCCGGAGATTGACATGTCAGAACTGGAGAATCTCTTCTCTGCTTCAGTACCAAATTCAGATCAAGGAACTACTGGTGGAAAGTCTAGGCGTCTTGGAGCTCCAATTTCTGATATAGTGCAACTG ATTGATCATCGGAGAGCTTATAATTGTGAGATTATACTCTCAAAAGTAAAAGTTCCATTAAAAGAACTGATG GCTTCAGTCCTTTCTCTAGAAGATTCTTCTTTGGATATTGATCAAGTTGAGAACCTCATAAAGTGTTGCCCGACAAAAGAGGATATGGAGTTACTTAAA GGATACAGAGGAGAGGTTGGTAAGCTTGGGAAGTGTGAACAG TTCTTTTTAGAATTAATGCAAGTGCCAAGAGTTGAGGCTAAGCTACGAGTTTTCTCGTTTAAGATGCAGTTCCGTACTCAG GTTTCTGAACTTAGAAAGAGCCTCAACATCGTGAATTCTACTGCAGATCAG ATCAGAAGTTCGGTGAAACTCAAACGAATTATGCAGACAATTCTATCCTTGGGTAATGCGTTGAACCAGGGTACAGCTAGGG GCTCTGCTGTTGGTTTTCGGCTTGATAGCCTGCTGAAGCTCACCGAAACTCGTGCACGTAATAACAAGATGACTCTAATGCACTATCTTTGCAAG GTAATCTCTGAGAAACTTCCGGAGGTCCTAGATTTCTCCAAGGATTTTGCTAGCATTGAACCAGCTACGAAG ATCCAATTAAATTTTTTGGCAGAGGAGATGCAAGCCGTTAACAAAGGACTGGAGAAGGTTGTGCAGGAATTGTCCATGTCGGAGAATGATGGTCCCATCTCAGATGCATTTCGAAAG AATCTCAAGGAGTTTCTCTGTTTTGCTGAGGCGGAG GGTAGAAACATTGACGCTTTAATAGTGTACTTCGGGGAAGATCCTGCTCGTTGCCCATTTGAACAAG GTGCAACCGTGCAACAAGTCAGATGTTGA
- the LOC110777010 gene encoding formin-like protein 13 isoform X3 has translation MSILRRLFHRKPPDGLLEISERIYVFDCCFTTHSWGEKSYRGYLAGIVSQLQDQFPDAALLVFNFRKAELVETSISRIMSEYDITVMDYPRHYQGCPILSMELIHHFLRSTESWLALGPHNILLLHCETGGWPLLAFMLAALLLYKKQYTGEQKTLDMVYKQAPRQLLPIFSPLNPIPSQLRYLQYVSRRNVASQWPPLDRPLTLDCIIFRRIPDFNGEGGCCPSFRIYGQDPLNAEDRTPKLLFSTQQKSKAIRLYKQAESELVKIDINCNIQGDVVLECTSLHRDMEHEDMMFRIMFNTAFIRSNILMLNRDEIDTPWDTRDQFPKDFRAEVLLSDMDASASIIAANLSCFEEMEGLPMEAFAKVQELFSNVDWLESRADISQSVIQKVLASHSSPECFGFATVPDAATTGPKKSKEEQKYYNFCNSEDKDDQEFLCQRVSKVCNLGQHSHGLNNFQTLQLGYQPREIAQTEFCSEAKMLSTTPCVPRKKDFRSPDDVKGGIIASRVSETTPSLVPVRAVPLLFSNNASLSFPMQFPQQSHVAESEKDLFQECAYPGPEDASRPSTITQSSLTALGSKVPTFRGGRGPPPVIQPSIDYIHEDSSVMDKCRPEFSSPPETSLRKDCFEILTSSLPSPPRSRVNPSRLESTLKYPSRPEPPPPPPPPPPPLAAATGTAPLHPPTPSLNEKSAIDAEVYLPPLPNVSPQTSVKLAEFGPLSSQPPPYKDSAAKSLHSPPAPPLKEDNGKSGPTPALLLPQKSGSSRSFPAPLSPPPSPPPPPPPPPLQYQQPQVSSSVPCPPPPPVGLNKTSSKMGTNPAPATPLSSVNGKGRSMSRSLGPKSSQTRKLKPLHWLKLNRAVQGSLWAESPKAGETSIAPEIDMSELENLFSASVPNSDQGTTGGKSRRLGAPISDIVQLIDHRRAYNCEIILSKVKVPLKELMASVLSLEDSSLDIDQVENLIKCCPTKEDMELLKGYRGEVGKLGKCEQFFLELMQVPRVEAKLRVFSFKMQFRTQVSELRKSLNIVNSTADQIRSSVKLKRIMQTILSLGNALNQGTARGSAVGFRLDSLLKLTETRARNNKMTLMHYLCKVISEKLPEVLDFSKDFASIEPATKIQLNFLAEEMQAVNKGLEKVVQELSMSENDGPISDAFRKNLKEFLCFAEAEVRSLALLYSGVGRNIDALIVYFGEDPARCPFEQGATVQQVRC, from the exons ATGTCAATTCTCCGCAGactcttccatcgcaagccaccTGATGGACTCCTGGAGATTTCTGAGAGAATCTATG TCTTTGACTGTTGTTTTACTACCCACTCCTGGGGAGAGAAGAGCTATAGAGGTTACCTAGCAGGCATAGTCAGTCAGCTGCAAGACCAATTCCCAGATGCTGCGTTGTTGGTTTTCAATTTCCGCaaggcagagctagtggagacCTCAATTTCAAGGATTATGTCTGAATATGATATCACCGTTATGGATTATCCAAGGCATTATCAGGGTTGCCCTATCCTTTCAATGGAGCTGATCCACCACTTTCTGCGTTCAACTGAAAGTTGGCTTGCACTCGGCCCACACAATATACTGTTATTGCATTGTGAAACAGGTGGTTGGCCCCTCCTGGCTTTTATGCTTGCTGCACTTTTGCTTTATAAGAAACAATACACTGGGGAGCAGAAAACCCTGGATATGGTCTACAAGCAAGCTCCTCGTCAGCTTTTGCCAATATTCTCACCTTTAAATCCCATCCCATCGCAGCTTCGCTACCTACAATATGTTTCTAGGAGAAATGTTGCTTCGCAGTGGCCTCCCTTGGACAGGCCGTTGACTCTGGATTGTATAATTTTCAGACGTATTCCTGATTTCAATGGAGAGGGGGGTTGTTGTCCTTCATTTCGGATTTATGGACAGGATCCTCTTAATGCAGAGGATCGAACTCCAAAATTACTCTTCTCAACTCAACAAAAGAGCAAAGCTATCCGTTTATATAAGCAG GCTGAATCTGAGCTTGTTAAAATTGATATCAACTGTAATATCCAAGGTGACGTTGTTCTTGAGTGTACAAGCCTCCATAGGGATATGGAGCATGAAGACATGATGTTCCGTATCATGTTCAACACGGCTTTTATAAGGTCCAATATTTTAATGCTTAATCGAGATGAAATTGATACACCGTGGGACACTAGGGATCAGTTTCCAAAGGACTTTAGAGCAGAG GTTCTACTTTCAGACATGGATGCTTCTGCTTCTATTATTGCTGCAAATCTGTCGTGCTTTGAGGAAATGGAGGGTCTTCCAATGGAAGCATTTGCTAAAGTTCAGGAGCTTTTTAGTAATGTGGATTGGCTAGAATCAAGAGCTGATATCTCTCAAAGTGTGATACAAAAAGTTTTGGCATCACACAGTTCCCCTGAATGCTTTGGCTTTGCTACTGTTCCAGATGCTGCGACTACTGGCCCTAAGAAGTCAAAGGAAGAGCAGAAATATTACAATTTTTGTAATTCTGAGGACAAGGATGATCAGgaatttctttgtcaaagagTATCGAAGGTTTGCAATCTAGGCCAGCATAGTCATGGCTTGAACAATTTTCAGACTCTGCAGCTTGGATATCAGCCTAGGGAAATTGCTCAAACTGAGTTCTGTTCAGAAGCAAAGATGCTTTCAACCACTCCATGTGTTCCccggaaaaaagattttaggagTCCCGATGATGTAAAAGGTGGTATAATAGCATCAAGAGTTTCAGAGACAACCCCTTCTCTGGTGCCTGTACGGGCAGTACCCCTTCTTTTTTCAAATAATGCTTCACTCTCTTTTCCTATGCAATTTCCTCAGCAATCTCATGTAGCAGAGTCAGAAAAGGACTTGTTTCAGGAATGTGCCTATCCAGGCCCTGAAGATGCATCAAGACCATCAACAATTACTCAGTCATCTCTGACTGCTTTAGGAAGCAAGGTCCCAACATTCAGAGGTGGCAGGGGGCCACCTCCAGTTATACAACCATCTATCGATTATATACATGAGGATTCTAGTGTTATGGACAAATGTCGACCTGAATTCTCATCTCCCCCAGAAACTTCTTTAAGAAAGGATTGTTTCGAAATATTAACTTCATCACTTCCATCCCCTCCAAGATCACGTGTCAATCCTTCAAGACTAGAATCAACCCTTAAATATCCTTCTAGGCCagaacctcctcctcctcctcctcctcctcctcctcctcttgcTGCTGCTACTGGTACTGCTCCACTACATCCTCCAACACCTTCTCTAAATGAAAAATCAGCTATTGATGCTGAGGTTTATTTACCACCTCTACCAAATGTATCTCCCCAGACTTCAGTTAAGTTGGCAGAATTTGGACCTCTTTCATCCCAGCCCCCACCATATAAAGACAGTGCAGCCAAGTCTCTCCATTCCCCTCCTGCACCTCCTTTAAAAGAGGATAATGGAAAATCTGGACCTACCCCAGCCCTACTTCTGCCTCAGAAGTCGGGTTCTTCAAGGTCATTTCCAGCACCACTGTCGCCTCCACCTtcacctccacctccacctccacctccacctcttCAATATCAGCAACCACAGGTTTCCTCGTCTGTTCCTTGTCCTCCTCCTCCCCCTGTTGGTTTAAACAAAACTTCATCGAAGATGGGTACTAATCCAGCTCCAGCAACGCCTTTAAGTTCTGTTAACGGGAAGGGACGAAGTATGTCACGTTCCTTAGGACCAAAAAGCTCCCAAACCAGAAAATTAAAGCCATTGCATTGGTTGAAGCTGAATAGAGCAGTACAAGGAAGTCTTTGGGCGGAATCTCCAAAGGCTGGAGAAACCTCAAT TGCTCCGGAGATTGACATGTCAGAACTGGAGAATCTCTTCTCTGCTTCAGTACCAAATTCAGATCAAGGAACTACTGGTGGAAAGTCTAGGCGTCTTGGAGCTCCAATTTCTGATATAGTGCAACTG ATTGATCATCGGAGAGCTTATAATTGTGAGATTATACTCTCAAAAGTAAAAGTTCCATTAAAAGAACTGATG GCTTCAGTCCTTTCTCTAGAAGATTCTTCTTTGGATATTGATCAAGTTGAGAACCTCATAAAGTGTTGCCCGACAAAAGAGGATATGGAGTTACTTAAA GGATACAGAGGAGAGGTTGGTAAGCTTGGGAAGTGTGAACAG TTCTTTTTAGAATTAATGCAAGTGCCAAGAGTTGAGGCTAAGCTACGAGTTTTCTCGTTTAAGATGCAGTTCCGTACTCAG GTTTCTGAACTTAGAAAGAGCCTCAACATCGTGAATTCTACTGCAGATCAG ATCAGAAGTTCGGTGAAACTCAAACGAATTATGCAGACAATTCTATCCTTGGGTAATGCGTTGAACCAGGGTACAGCTAGGG GCTCTGCTGTTGGTTTTCGGCTTGATAGCCTGCTGAAGCTCACCGAAACTCGTGCACGTAATAACAAGATGACTCTAATGCACTATCTTTGCAAG GTAATCTCTGAGAAACTTCCGGAGGTCCTAGATTTCTCCAAGGATTTTGCTAGCATTGAACCAGCTACGAAG ATCCAATTAAATTTTTTGGCAGAGGAGATGCAAGCCGTTAACAAAGGACTGGAGAAGGTTGTGCAGGAATTGTCCATGTCGGAGAATGATGGTCCCATCTCAGATGCATTTCGAAAG AATCTCAAGGAGTTTCTCTGTTTTGCTGAGGCGGAGGTGCGCTCGTTGGCATTACTTTACTCTGGTGTT GGTAGAAACATTGACGCTTTAATAGTGTACTTCGGGGAAGATCCTGCTCGTTGCCCATTTGAACAAG GTGCAACCGTGCAACAAGTCAGATGTTGA
- the LOC110777010 gene encoding formin-like protein 13 isoform X6, protein MSILRRLFHRKPPDGLLEISERIYVFDCCFTTHSWGEKSYRGYLAGIVSQLQDQFPDAALLVFNFRKAELVETSISRIMSEYDITVMDYPRHYQGCPILSMELIHHFLRSTESWLALGPHNILLLHCETGGWPLLAFMLAALLLYKKQYTGEQKTLDMVYKQAPRQLLPIFSPLNPIPSQLRYLQYVSRRNVASQWPPLDRPLTLDCIIFRRIPDFNGEGGCCPSFRIYGQDPLNAEDRTPKLLFSTQQKSKAIRLYKQAESELVKIDINCNIQGDVVLECTSLHRDMEHEDMMFRIMFNTAFIRSNILMLNRDEIDTPWDTRDQFPKDFRAEVLLSDMDASASIIAANLSCFEEMEGLPMEAFAKVQELFSNVDWLESRADISQSVIQKVLASHSSPECFGFATVPDAATTGPKKSKEEQKYYNFCNSEDKDDQEFLCQRVSKVCNLGQHSHGLNNFQTLQLGYQPREIAQTEFCSEAKMLSTTPCVPRKKDFRSPDDVKGGIIASRVSETTPSLVPVRAVPLLFSNNASLSFPMQFPQQSHVAESEKDLFQECAYPGPEDASRPSTITQSSLTALGSKVPTFRGGRGPPPVIQPSIDYIHEDSSVMDKCRPEFSSPPETSLRKDCFEILTSSLPSPPRSRVNPSRLESTLKYPSRPEPPPPPPPPPPPLAAATGTAPLHPPTPSLNEKSAIDAEVYLPPLPNVSPQTSVKLAEFGPLSSQPPPYKDSAAKSLHSPPAPPLKEDNGKSGPTPALLLPQKSGSSRSFPAPLSPPPSPPPPPPPPPLQYQQPQVSSSVPCPPPPPVGLNKTSSKMGTNPAPATPLSSVNGKGRSMSRSLGPKSSQTRKLKPLHWLKLNRAVQGSLWAESPKAGETSIAPEIDMSELENLFSASVPNSDQGTTGGKSRRLGAPISDIVQLIDHRRAYNCEIILSKVKVPLKELMASVLSLEDSSLDIDQVENLIKCCPTKEDMELLKGYRGEVGKLGKCEQFFLELMQVPRVEAKLRVFSFKMQFRTQVSELRKSLNIVNSTADQIRSSVKLKRIMQTILSLGNALNQGTARGSAVGFRLDSLLKLTETRARNNKMTLMHYLCKVISEKLPEVLDFSKDFASIEPATKRRCKPLTKDWRRLCRNCPCRRMMVPSQMHFERISRSFSVLLRRRVETLTL, encoded by the exons ATGTCAATTCTCCGCAGactcttccatcgcaagccaccTGATGGACTCCTGGAGATTTCTGAGAGAATCTATG TCTTTGACTGTTGTTTTACTACCCACTCCTGGGGAGAGAAGAGCTATAGAGGTTACCTAGCAGGCATAGTCAGTCAGCTGCAAGACCAATTCCCAGATGCTGCGTTGTTGGTTTTCAATTTCCGCaaggcagagctagtggagacCTCAATTTCAAGGATTATGTCTGAATATGATATCACCGTTATGGATTATCCAAGGCATTATCAGGGTTGCCCTATCCTTTCAATGGAGCTGATCCACCACTTTCTGCGTTCAACTGAAAGTTGGCTTGCACTCGGCCCACACAATATACTGTTATTGCATTGTGAAACAGGTGGTTGGCCCCTCCTGGCTTTTATGCTTGCTGCACTTTTGCTTTATAAGAAACAATACACTGGGGAGCAGAAAACCCTGGATATGGTCTACAAGCAAGCTCCTCGTCAGCTTTTGCCAATATTCTCACCTTTAAATCCCATCCCATCGCAGCTTCGCTACCTACAATATGTTTCTAGGAGAAATGTTGCTTCGCAGTGGCCTCCCTTGGACAGGCCGTTGACTCTGGATTGTATAATTTTCAGACGTATTCCTGATTTCAATGGAGAGGGGGGTTGTTGTCCTTCATTTCGGATTTATGGACAGGATCCTCTTAATGCAGAGGATCGAACTCCAAAATTACTCTTCTCAACTCAACAAAAGAGCAAAGCTATCCGTTTATATAAGCAG GCTGAATCTGAGCTTGTTAAAATTGATATCAACTGTAATATCCAAGGTGACGTTGTTCTTGAGTGTACAAGCCTCCATAGGGATATGGAGCATGAAGACATGATGTTCCGTATCATGTTCAACACGGCTTTTATAAGGTCCAATATTTTAATGCTTAATCGAGATGAAATTGATACACCGTGGGACACTAGGGATCAGTTTCCAAAGGACTTTAGAGCAGAG GTTCTACTTTCAGACATGGATGCTTCTGCTTCTATTATTGCTGCAAATCTGTCGTGCTTTGAGGAAATGGAGGGTCTTCCAATGGAAGCATTTGCTAAAGTTCAGGAGCTTTTTAGTAATGTGGATTGGCTAGAATCAAGAGCTGATATCTCTCAAAGTGTGATACAAAAAGTTTTGGCATCACACAGTTCCCCTGAATGCTTTGGCTTTGCTACTGTTCCAGATGCTGCGACTACTGGCCCTAAGAAGTCAAAGGAAGAGCAGAAATATTACAATTTTTGTAATTCTGAGGACAAGGATGATCAGgaatttctttgtcaaagagTATCGAAGGTTTGCAATCTAGGCCAGCATAGTCATGGCTTGAACAATTTTCAGACTCTGCAGCTTGGATATCAGCCTAGGGAAATTGCTCAAACTGAGTTCTGTTCAGAAGCAAAGATGCTTTCAACCACTCCATGTGTTCCccggaaaaaagattttaggagTCCCGATGATGTAAAAGGTGGTATAATAGCATCAAGAGTTTCAGAGACAACCCCTTCTCTGGTGCCTGTACGGGCAGTACCCCTTCTTTTTTCAAATAATGCTTCACTCTCTTTTCCTATGCAATTTCCTCAGCAATCTCATGTAGCAGAGTCAGAAAAGGACTTGTTTCAGGAATGTGCCTATCCAGGCCCTGAAGATGCATCAAGACCATCAACAATTACTCAGTCATCTCTGACTGCTTTAGGAAGCAAGGTCCCAACATTCAGAGGTGGCAGGGGGCCACCTCCAGTTATACAACCATCTATCGATTATATACATGAGGATTCTAGTGTTATGGACAAATGTCGACCTGAATTCTCATCTCCCCCAGAAACTTCTTTAAGAAAGGATTGTTTCGAAATATTAACTTCATCACTTCCATCCCCTCCAAGATCACGTGTCAATCCTTCAAGACTAGAATCAACCCTTAAATATCCTTCTAGGCCagaacctcctcctcctcctcctcctcctcctcctcctcttgcTGCTGCTACTGGTACTGCTCCACTACATCCTCCAACACCTTCTCTAAATGAAAAATCAGCTATTGATGCTGAGGTTTATTTACCACCTCTACCAAATGTATCTCCCCAGACTTCAGTTAAGTTGGCAGAATTTGGACCTCTTTCATCCCAGCCCCCACCATATAAAGACAGTGCAGCCAAGTCTCTCCATTCCCCTCCTGCACCTCCTTTAAAAGAGGATAATGGAAAATCTGGACCTACCCCAGCCCTACTTCTGCCTCAGAAGTCGGGTTCTTCAAGGTCATTTCCAGCACCACTGTCGCCTCCACCTtcacctccacctccacctccacctccacctcttCAATATCAGCAACCACAGGTTTCCTCGTCTGTTCCTTGTCCTCCTCCTCCCCCTGTTGGTTTAAACAAAACTTCATCGAAGATGGGTACTAATCCAGCTCCAGCAACGCCTTTAAGTTCTGTTAACGGGAAGGGACGAAGTATGTCACGTTCCTTAGGACCAAAAAGCTCCCAAACCAGAAAATTAAAGCCATTGCATTGGTTGAAGCTGAATAGAGCAGTACAAGGAAGTCTTTGGGCGGAATCTCCAAAGGCTGGAGAAACCTCAAT TGCTCCGGAGATTGACATGTCAGAACTGGAGAATCTCTTCTCTGCTTCAGTACCAAATTCAGATCAAGGAACTACTGGTGGAAAGTCTAGGCGTCTTGGAGCTCCAATTTCTGATATAGTGCAACTG ATTGATCATCGGAGAGCTTATAATTGTGAGATTATACTCTCAAAAGTAAAAGTTCCATTAAAAGAACTGATG GCTTCAGTCCTTTCTCTAGAAGATTCTTCTTTGGATATTGATCAAGTTGAGAACCTCATAAAGTGTTGCCCGACAAAAGAGGATATGGAGTTACTTAAA GGATACAGAGGAGAGGTTGGTAAGCTTGGGAAGTGTGAACAG TTCTTTTTAGAATTAATGCAAGTGCCAAGAGTTGAGGCTAAGCTACGAGTTTTCTCGTTTAAGATGCAGTTCCGTACTCAG GTTTCTGAACTTAGAAAGAGCCTCAACATCGTGAATTCTACTGCAGATCAG ATCAGAAGTTCGGTGAAACTCAAACGAATTATGCAGACAATTCTATCCTTGGGTAATGCGTTGAACCAGGGTACAGCTAGGG GCTCTGCTGTTGGTTTTCGGCTTGATAGCCTGCTGAAGCTCACCGAAACTCGTGCACGTAATAACAAGATGACTCTAATGCACTATCTTTGCAAG GTAATCTCTGAGAAACTTCCGGAGGTCCTAGATTTCTCCAAGGATTTTGCTAGCATTGAACCAGCTACGAAG AGGAGATGCAAGCCGTTAACAAAGGACTGGAGAAGGTTGTGCAGGAATTGTCCATGTCGGAGAATGATGGTCCCATCTCAGATGCATTTCGAAAG AATCTCAAGGAGTTTCTCTGTTTTGCTGAGGCGGAG GGTAGAAACATTGACGCTTTAA